From the Apis cerana isolate GH-2021 linkage group LG3, AcerK_1.0, whole genome shotgun sequence genome, one window contains:
- the LOC108003834 gene encoding homogentisate 1,2-dioxygenase isoform X1: protein MKNDFKYLSGFGNEFSSEDERCPGALPIGQNNPQKCPYGLYAEQLSGTSFTTPRSRNKRSWLYRIKPSVIHKPFVPISNSCLDYKWDIINPTPNQLRWKPFDVPTRQAAEVDFINGLHTICGAGDFRTRQGIAIHMYLCNASMKNKALYNADGDFLIVPQLGALVITTEFGKIHCEPNEICVIQQGMRFNVTVFGPSRGYILEVFDDHFQLPDLGPIGANGLANPRDFQTPVAWYEDCEIDYEIISKYHGKLFVAQQNHSPFDVVAWHGNYVPFKYDLNKFMVVNSVSFDHCDPSIFTVLTCPSGKVGTAAADFVIFPPRWSVQEHTFRPPYYHRNCMSEFMGLIKGQYEAKEESFYSGGASLHSIMTPHGPDTHCFENASNNELKPEHIADGTQAFMFETAYSLTVTEWAANLSNKLDNDYYKCWQSLKKHFVLNSINTL, encoded by the exons ATGAAGAACGATTTTAAG TATTTATCAGGATTTGGTAATGAATTTTCGAGTGAAGATGAACGTTGTCCTGGTGCCTTACCCATTGGTCAAAATAATCCTCAAAAATGTCCTTATGGTCTTTACGCAGAACAACTATCCGGCACATCATTTACTA CTCCTCGTTCTCGGAACAAACGTTCATGGCTGTATCGAATTAAACCATCGGTCATTCATAAACCTTTCGTACCAATCAGTAATTCTTGTCTTGATTATAAATGGGATATTATAAATCCGACACCAAATCAG tTACGATGGAAACCATTCGATGTGCCGACTAGACAAGCTGCAGAAGTGGATTTTATCAATGGTTTGCACACGATATGTGGAGCTGGTGATTTTCGTACTCGTCAAGGCATCGCGATACATATGTATCTTTGCAATgcttccatgaaaaataagGCTTTATATAATGCCGATGGAGATTTTCTCATTg tacCTCAGCTTGGCGCATTAGTGATAACAACAGAATTTGGCAAGATCCATTGTGAACCGAATGAGATTTGTGTGATCCAGCAAGGTATGCGATTTAATGTTACTGTCTTTGGACCATCCCGAGGATACATTCTAGAGGTATTTGACGATCATTTTCAGTTGCCAGATTTGGGACCAATAG GAGCAAATGGCTTAGCGAATCCACGAGATTTTCAAACGCCAGTCGCATGGTATGAAGATTGTGAAAtcgattatgaaattatatctaaataccATGGTAAATTATTTGTCGCCCAACAAAATCATAGTCCATTCGATGTAGTAGCTTGGCATGGAAATTATGTTCCATTCAAATATGATCTTAACAAATTTATGGTTGTTAATTCGGTTTCCTTTGATCACTgt gatcCTTCAATATTCACTGTTCTAACATGTCCCTCGGGAAAAGTTGGTACAGCAGCTGccgattttgttatatttccaCCTCGATGGTCCGTACAAGAACATACTTTTCGGCCTCCATATTATCATC GAAATTGTATGAGCGAATTTATGGGCCTGATAAAAGGACAATACGAAGCTAAAGAGGAAAGTTTCTATTCAGGCGGAGCATCGTTGCACTCAATTATGACACCACATGGACCGGACACACATTGTTTCGAAAATGCTTCCAACAATGAACTTAAACCTGAACACATCGCCGATGGAACTCAAGCTTTTATGTTCGAAACGGCGTATAGTTTAACAGTAACTGAATGGGCTGCCAATCTTTCCAATAAACTAGATAACGATTATTACAAATGTTGGCAATCCCTTAAAAAGCATTTTGTTTTGAATTccataaatacattataa
- the LOC108003834 gene encoding homogentisate 1,2-dioxygenase isoform X2 gives MNFRVKMNVVLVPYPLVKIILKNVLMVFTQNNYPAHHLLLRWKPFDVPTRQAAEVDFINGLHTICGAGDFRTRQGIAIHMYLCNASMKNKALYNADGDFLIVPQLGALVITTEFGKIHCEPNEICVIQQGMRFNVTVFGPSRGYILEVFDDHFQLPDLGPIGANGLANPRDFQTPVAWYEDCEIDYEIISKYHGKLFVAQQNHSPFDVVAWHGNYVPFKYDLNKFMVVNSVSFDHCDPSIFTVLTCPSGKVGTAAADFVIFPPRWSVQEHTFRPPYYHRNCMSEFMGLIKGQYEAKEESFYSGGASLHSIMTPHGPDTHCFENASNNELKPEHIADGTQAFMFETAYSLTVTEWAANLSNKLDNDYYKCWQSLKKHFVLNSINTL, from the exons ATGAATTTTCGAGTGAAGATGAACGTTGTCCTGGTGCCTTACCCATTGGTCAAAATAATCCTCAAAAATGTCCTTATGGTCTTTACGCAGAACAACTATCCGGCACATCATTTACTA tTACGATGGAAACCATTCGATGTGCCGACTAGACAAGCTGCAGAAGTGGATTTTATCAATGGTTTGCACACGATATGTGGAGCTGGTGATTTTCGTACTCGTCAAGGCATCGCGATACATATGTATCTTTGCAATgcttccatgaaaaataagGCTTTATATAATGCCGATGGAGATTTTCTCATTg tacCTCAGCTTGGCGCATTAGTGATAACAACAGAATTTGGCAAGATCCATTGTGAACCGAATGAGATTTGTGTGATCCAGCAAGGTATGCGATTTAATGTTACTGTCTTTGGACCATCCCGAGGATACATTCTAGAGGTATTTGACGATCATTTTCAGTTGCCAGATTTGGGACCAATAG GAGCAAATGGCTTAGCGAATCCACGAGATTTTCAAACGCCAGTCGCATGGTATGAAGATTGTGAAAtcgattatgaaattatatctaaataccATGGTAAATTATTTGTCGCCCAACAAAATCATAGTCCATTCGATGTAGTAGCTTGGCATGGAAATTATGTTCCATTCAAATATGATCTTAACAAATTTATGGTTGTTAATTCGGTTTCCTTTGATCACTgt gatcCTTCAATATTCACTGTTCTAACATGTCCCTCGGGAAAAGTTGGTACAGCAGCTGccgattttgttatatttccaCCTCGATGGTCCGTACAAGAACATACTTTTCGGCCTCCATATTATCATC GAAATTGTATGAGCGAATTTATGGGCCTGATAAAAGGACAATACGAAGCTAAAGAGGAAAGTTTCTATTCAGGCGGAGCATCGTTGCACTCAATTATGACACCACATGGACCGGACACACATTGTTTCGAAAATGCTTCCAACAATGAACTTAAACCTGAACACATCGCCGATGGAACTCAAGCTTTTATGTTCGAAACGGCGTATAGTTTAACAGTAACTGAATGGGCTGCCAATCTTTCCAATAAACTAGATAACGATTATTACAAATGTTGGCAATCCCTTAAAAAGCATTTTGTTTTGAATTccataaatacattataa